The Actinoplanes sp. N902-109 genomic interval CGCGCGCGTCCGCCGCGCCGCCGGTGTCCGCTTCGTCGGCGCGGTGACCTGCTCACTCGGCTACTGGCCGGGCCACCGTCTCGGATTCGCGGGGCGCCAGCCGCGCATCATGATGGCCGACTGGGGATACGAGGCCCGCCACGGCCGTTACCGTCTGCACGGCGACCGCACCGACTACGAGGCCGCACTCGCCGCCCTGCCCATCCCGACGTTGCTGACCGGCATCGCAGGCGACCGGATGATCCCAGCAGCGGCGGTGGATCACCTCGCCCAACGCCTGCCCGAGCACGTCGACCGCCTCACCCTCGACGCCTGGCCGGATCACTTCCTCTGGGCGCGGCGGGCACCCGAGAAGGTCATCGAACCGGTGGAAACCTGGCTCTCCGCCAGAAGCCTCTAGACACCCCGAAAGCGCATCCGCGCCCGGATCGCCGACCAGAACTCGGGCCGGCACCCGGCCTCCGCGGACCACGCGCAGGGGGCCCGGATCGCCGCGTTCCCGAAGTCGCGTTCCCTAAGCCGCGTTCCCACGGTGCTGCGGCGGCCTGGAGCCCTCCGTTCATACTGTGCCGCGTGAGCGAAGTGGTGTTTCCCCTCGGAGCGGACGGTCGGCGCAGCAGCACGGAGTTCGGCCGGGCGGTGGTCGCCGATGCCTTGCGAGCCGCGGATCCCGTCGCTGCCGCCGCTGCCGAACGGGAGACGGACTGGCGCAAGGGCTACCTGCGACACTTCCGTTCGCTGGTGACTGCCGGCCTGGGAAACGGGTACGAGACAGCCGCAGCCGGGTTGGAGTCGGTGCATCGCCGGATGAGCATCGAGGTTTCGGATCCGGCTACTCCCCCACCGCCGACGTTCACGGTTTCCGGCGAGGGCAAAGCGGAACGCGAACTACTCGTCCCGTACGGGAAAGAGGTTCTCCGAGGCGATTCCCTCCAGCGGCAGCTCGACGCATGGGTGAGTCGCGGGGTCATCGAGGCTTCGTGCGCCGAGATGGTGCGGTCCGTGGCCGCGAACCCGGACTGGCTCGACCTGTCCGATCAACGGCTTGTGGTGCTCGGCGCGGGTGCGGAACTGGGGCCGTTGCCGCCGGTTCTCGCCTGGGGCGGCACCGTGGTTGGCGTCGACCTACCCCGGCCGGAACTGTGGGAGAGGGTCGCCGCTGCGGCCCGGCGCGGGGCCGGAACGCTGATCGCACCGGGGAAGTCAGTTTCCGACGCCGGGATCGATCTTCTGACGGCGTTGCCCACGGCCACGCAATGGCTTCTCGGGATCGAGGGGCGGCTGGTGCTCGGCAACTACGTGTACGCACCGGGCGCCGCATACCCGCTGCTGTCGGCCGCGGTGGATGCTCTCGGTAACCACATCTCCCGAGAACGCCCGGAGACGGCGCTCGCGTTCCTGGCCACCCCCACCGACACCTTCGCCGTTCCTGGGAACGCCGTTGCCCAGGCAGCGGAGCGCTACCGGAATCGCTCAGCAGCTGCGCGGCTGGCCCAGCTCATGTCCGGCGGGAAGCTACTGGAACCCCATTTCCCGGACGCCCGCATAGGCAACGGAGACCCGGCCCGCTCCGACCTGAGCGATATCCATCCGATGGATCCTCGCGCTGCTGACCCGGCGATTTCCGACCTGCGCGATGCCGGCCCGGGCATCGCCAAGCTCCGTGCCGCTGACCCGGAAGGTGCAGGGCCGGGGATTGCCGACAGCCTGGTGCCGCAGCAAGGACCGAACTACGCGCTGGCCAAACGGATTCAGCGCTGGCGTGCCTCCGTCGCCCGGCACTCCGGGATCGACGTCAGCTTCTCGGTGGCTCCGCCCACCGCCACCCGCTCCGTGACCCGGAACCGCCTGCTGGCAGCGGCGTACGCGGGTGCGCACCTGTTCGGCATCGAGGTGTTCGCCCCGGCGACAAGCAACCGGTTGATGGCCGCGCTGCTCGTGCACCAGCTGCGGAACCCCCGGCCGGCGGCGGCCCAGGCCTGGCAGGACGAGACGGTCGGGGCTGCCCACGGCGGGCTGTGGCGAGTCGGCTATCTCCCCCGTACAGCACTCGGTCTGGCAGCTGTCCGCGGCCTGCCCGCGGCGCTGTCCCACTGAGCGAGAAAGCTGCGAACGCCCGTTCCCAGCAGTGCCGGCGACGCGGCCGACGGAACCCACCGTAGGCCGGGTCCGCCTCGCGGCGGGTCAGGAATGAGAGCTTGCGGCACGTCAGGCGTTGAAGGCAGCATGGCCGAACAGGCCGGGCAGCCCGCCACTGTGCAGGAACACGACTTTCCCGCGCGGCGGATTGGCGCACAGCCAGGCCATCGCCCGCCCCGTGTACGTCGGGTCCAGGAACAGGCCCTCCGTGCGGGCGGCCAACGTCATTGCCGCGCGAACCTCGTCGGTGAGCGTCGCGTAGCCCGCACCCACCTGCGTACGGTCGATCCGCAGGCCCTCCGCCGCCACGCCCATGTCCGTCAGCAGCCCGGCCACCGTGGCGTGCGGATCCGGCACGGCGCCGGTGTCCACGCCGGACACACGATCGGTGCCCAGTTGTGCGACAAGGCCAGCCATCGTGCCGCCGGAGCCGACCGCGACCACCACCGTGTCCACCTCCGGGAGCTGATGCTGGATTTCCCGCGCGCAGTCGACGTATCCCTGTGCTGACACCGGAGAGGTGCCGCCGAAGGGGATCACCCAGCCGTCCTGCTGCGCCGCGACCTCATCCAAGGGGTCGTTTCCCGCCCACACGATCCGAGCGCCGGCGAGGTTGTCCAACAGTACGTTCCCACGCGGCGTTTCCGGCGGTTTCCCGGCCAGCACGAGGGTGCAGCCGAGACCGAGCCGGGCGGCGGCCGCGGCGGTCAATCTGGCGTGGTTCGACTGCGGCGCACCCGTGGTCACCACCCGAGTTGCCCCTGCCTTGACCGCTTCGGCGCAGGTGTACTGCAGTTTCCGGACCTTGTTCCCACCACCACCCAGGCCGGTCAGGTCGTCGCGTTTGATCCAGAGTTCGTCCATGCCCAGCTCGCCGGCGAGGCGCAGTGCCGGTTCCAGTGGGGTCGGCCACGTGGCCAGGGGTATCGACCTGATCGTCACGCTTGTCGAGCATAGGATGCCGGGCGTGACTTCGCGCGGCGTGCTCCTGGATCTGGACGGCACTCTCGTCGACCACGAGGCGGCAGCGGAAAGCGGTCTCCGGGCCTGGCTGCCGACCATCGGCCAGCCGGTAACCCCGGAAACACTCGCCCGCTGGCACGACCTCGAGGAGATCCATCTCGCGGCATGGCGGGCCGGCACGATCAGCTTCTTGGAACAGCGTCGTCGTCGGTTACGCGATTTCCTCGGTACGGCCGCGGCTGACGAGGAAGTCGACGCCACCTACGCCGGTTACCTGACCCAGTACGAAGCCGCATGGCGCGCGTACGACGATGTGGTTCCCGCATTGCAGGCGCTCCAGGCGGCCGGGATACCGACCGCGGTGCTGACCAACGGCGCGACCGTCCAGCAGCACAAGAAGCTCGCGCGCACCGGCCTCGCGGCCCTGGTCGGGCCGGTGTTCACGGTCGAGGACCTGGGCGTCGCGAAGCCGTTGCCGGAGGCGTTCCTCGGCGTCTGCCAACGCTGGGGGCTGGCGCCCGCCGATGTGCTCAGCGTCGGCGACAACTACGAGTTCGACGTGGTGGCGGCACGCGCAGCCGGCCTCAACGCCGTACATCTGGATCGGCTTGGAACGGGTCCTGTCGACGAGCCGCACCGCATCGTGACGCTTGGAGAACTACCGAGGCTGCTGAGTTGATCTCAGGAACGCCGGAACGCCAACCGCTGCACGGTCAGGGTGAGCACTCCGGCGAGAATGATCGCTGCAACGTTGATCAGTAATTGCAGCGCGGATCCGAAGGCTTCGTCGGGTACGCCGTAAGCGAGCGCGACGGCCGCGTTCGCCGCCGCCGGCACCGTGGTGACGGAGATCAGCACGCCAACCAACGTGCCCGCCTTGGCGGAGGTCAGCGACAGCATCCCGGCGATCCCGGCGAGGAACCCGACGACCCAGCTGAGCGCGTCGGGCTGCCAGATGAAGTTCGTCAACGGCCGGTCGCCGAGCAGCATGGCCTTGTCCACCAGCCCGAGCGCATCAAGCAGCCGCGTAGTGACGACCGTGACCACCATGCCCGCCGTGAAGCCCGCCGCAAGAGCGAGCAAGGACCGCCGGATCAGCGATGCGCGGCGCCGGACCACCCCGACGCAGAACGCGGCCAGTGGCCCGAACTCCGGCCCGACCACCATCGCCCCGACGATCAGGATCGGCTGATCCAGCAGCACGCCGATGCCCGCGATGACGGTCGCCACCACCATGAACGTGAGGAACGCACCGGAAAGCTCGCTTTCCTGCGCGGTTGTGTTCTCGATTTCCTCCCAGACGACAGCGTCCACGCCCAGCCCGGGAACGCGCTTCTCCGCACGGGCGGCGGCTGCGGAGAGCGTGGTGTCCACGCGCTCCACCATGATCGACCCATCCCGCTCGATGCCCAGTTCGCGCAGTCGTTCGATGACGCGGCTGGCGCCCTCCCGAACGACATCACACAGCATCAGGTCACCGACGGGATCCCGGGCGGTTCCGGGTAACACGACGACGTGCGTGACCCCGTCGTCGTAGATCAGCAGCTTCTCGACCGCCTCGGTGCGGTCCGCCGGACAGATGATGCGCAGGTGAAGCACCGGCTTATCGAACCATGCGAGGCCCACGACCTTGGATCCCGTTCCCGGTTTCCGAGCTACGGACGTTCCCGGTTTCCCAGCCGGGCACGTTCCCGGCTTCCGAGCAACAGGCGCGTTTCCGGTTCCTAGCACGGGCGCCTTCACGGTTTCCGAGCTACGGGGGCGTTCCCGGCTTCCGGTTTCCGGGTTTCTCGGAGAATGCCGGCCGCGTGAGCCGAATCTGCGGCTGCCAGGGCGTGCCGGCGCGTCCGATGGAGCAGGGCAACGCTAGGCGGATCTGCTCGTGCAGCCAGCCGGAAGCCGACCGCACCCGCCGGCACCGCGTCGGCCCCGGCTACGAGCCGAGTGACCGCGTCGTTCCTGTACTCGCACGATGACTTCCCGCGGGAGGCGGTGGTCCTGGATCATGGCCGCTTCGCGTCCTCGGGCGGCACGTCGAGGTCGGTGTCGTCGGCCGTGTCGCCCACCGGCACGACTTGTACCTGCCCGGCGTGGGCGCGAAGGTAATCCCGGGCACCGCGATCACCTGTCGCCGCCTCGGAAACGCCTTTCCAGTGATCGCGGCCCAACAGCACTGGGTGGGAACGCCGGTTTCCGTATCCGCCCATGACGAGCGCTTCCGGACTGGCGAAGGCAGCTATCCGCCGTACCGCATCGGTGCTGACGCCCGGCATGTCGACCAGCAGGACGACCACCGCGACGGCGGCCGTTGCAGCGGCCGCAGCCAATCCGGCGCGCAAGGATGAGGCCATGCCGGTATCCCAGGCCGGATTCTCGACGAAGTCCAGACCCGGAGCCGCCGCCCGCACCCGATCGGCCTGTGCACCCACGACCACGAGGACGGGATCCAGCCTGGCTTCCCGCATCGTCGTGGCGGCTCGCTCCACGAGCAGACTGCCTTGCCAGGAAACGAGCGCTTTCGGCATGCCATATCGCCGTCCGGCGCCTGCTGCAAGAACAACCCCGGCCACCGTCATGCGGCGAGCCTACGACCGTCGGTCTCGCGCGGCATGCGCGATGGGCACGGCGTTTCCCGAAGTTTCCCAACGGGACGCAGCCCGGCGAGCCAGCGTCAGCTCGCAGAAGCGGCACACGCTCGGTGAGCCGTCAGCCTCGCAGGCCGGGCCACGCTCGACGAGCGAGCGACAGCCCTACAGGCGCGGCACACGCT includes:
- a CDS encoding pyridoxal-phosphate dependent enzyme; protein product: MDELWIKRDDLTGLGGGGNKVRKLQYTCAEAVKAGATRVVTTGAPQSNHARLTAAAAARLGLGCTLVLAGKPPETPRGNVLLDNLAGARIVWAGNDPLDEVAAQQDGWVIPFGGTSPVSAQGYVDCAREIQHQLPEVDTVVVAVGSGGTMAGLVAQLGTDRVSGVDTGAVPDPHATVAGLLTDMGVAAEGLRIDRTQVGAGYATLTDEVRAAMTLAARTEGLFLDPTYTGRAMAWLCANPPRGKVVFLHSGGLPGLFGHAAFNA
- a CDS encoding HAD family hydrolase, with translation MARGIDLIVTLVEHRMPGVTSRGVLLDLDGTLVDHEAAAESGLRAWLPTIGQPVTPETLARWHDLEEIHLAAWRAGTISFLEQRRRRLRDFLGTAAADEEVDATYAGYLTQYEAAWRAYDDVVPALQALQAAGIPTAVLTNGATVQQHKKLARTGLAALVGPVFTVEDLGVAKPLPEAFLGVCQRWGLAPADVLSVGDNYEFDVVAARAAGLNAVHLDRLGTGPVDEPHRIVTLGELPRLLS
- a CDS encoding DUF389 domain-containing protein codes for the protein MLHLRIICPADRTEAVEKLLIYDDGVTHVVVLPGTARDPVGDLMLCDVVREGASRVIERLRELGIERDGSIMVERVDTTLSAAAARAEKRVPGLGVDAVVWEEIENTTAQESELSGAFLTFMVVATVIAGIGVLLDQPILIVGAMVVGPEFGPLAAFCVGVVRRRASLIRRSLLALAAGFTAGMVVTVVTTRLLDALGLVDKAMLLGDRPLTNFIWQPDALSWVVGFLAGIAGMLSLTSAKAGTLVGVLISVTTVPAAANAAVALAYGVPDEAFGSALQLLINVAAIILAGVLTLTVQRLAFRRS
- a CDS encoding NTP transferase domain-containing protein; its protein translation is MTVAGVVLAAGAGRRYGMPKALVSWQGSLLVERAATTMREARLDPVLVVVGAQADRVRAAAPGLDFVENPAWDTGMASSLRAGLAAAAATAAVAVVVLLVDMPGVSTDAVRRIAAFASPEALVMGGYGNRRSHPVLLGRDHWKGVSEAATGDRGARDYLRAHAGQVQVVPVGDTADDTDLDVPPEDAKRP